In one window of Gemmatimonadota bacterium DNA:
- a CDS encoding MFS transporter — MLKRSDYFLFTSAFVMDFCTGLVSFAVPLRALDMGASVVELGFIGTAGSLSFTLACTFTGKLADRFDRRRILAIASGLTALVFGMLFLAVNYWMLLAGTAMGWGLLALFWPSVQAMLAEGRSRTQLVKTLGTFNIFWTMGFMLGPLAGGYLYLVGPTVPFATGTIGMVLLTLAIAFLRFRPDISQEADPEEEPQERTREDTARFRWIAWTANFTAFFMIGMLNNQFPKLATELLIRADTLGILLAIPRVLQMAVFLIARYTTWWQFRLRPLVLPQIAAVIGMVVVATQDATVVLAFAFGTVGLLVGAAFSASQFYSFFQEERKGEKGARNEMIVGMGMVSGPLVGGLLAQLIGLRMPYVLCCLVLIVGMIVEYRWYRKRTQGVRTGD; from the coding sequence GTGCTCAAGCGTTCCGACTACTTCCTCTTCACTTCCGCTTTTGTCATGGACTTCTGCACGGGCCTGGTGTCCTTCGCCGTGCCGCTCAGGGCCCTTGACATGGGCGCTTCTGTGGTGGAACTCGGGTTCATAGGCACCGCGGGCTCGCTCAGCTTCACCCTGGCCTGCACCTTCACGGGCAAACTGGCCGACCGCTTCGACCGGCGCCGGATCCTGGCCATCGCCTCCGGGTTGACCGCGCTGGTGTTCGGCATGCTCTTTCTGGCGGTGAACTACTGGATGCTACTCGCGGGCACGGCCATGGGATGGGGACTGCTGGCCCTCTTCTGGCCGTCCGTGCAGGCGATGCTGGCCGAGGGCCGCAGCCGTACCCAGCTGGTCAAGACCCTCGGCACGTTCAACATATTCTGGACCATGGGATTCATGCTGGGCCCATTGGCGGGGGGCTATCTCTATCTCGTGGGACCAACCGTGCCCTTTGCCACCGGCACGATCGGCATGGTCCTGCTTACGCTGGCGATCGCGTTCCTGCGCTTCCGGCCCGACATATCGCAGGAGGCTGATCCCGAAGAAGAGCCGCAGGAACGAACGCGCGAGGACACGGCGCGCTTCCGCTGGATCGCCTGGACGGCCAATTTCACGGCATTCTTCATGATCGGCATGCTCAACAACCAGTTTCCAAAGCTCGCTACCGAACTCCTCATCCGGGCCGATACGCTCGGTATACTGCTCGCCATCCCGCGGGTCCTGCAGATGGCGGTCTTTCTCATCGCGCGGTACACGACCTGGTGGCAGTTCCGCCTCAGACCCCTCGTTCTTCCCCAGATCGCCGCCGTGATCGGCATGGTGGTCGTCGCGACGCAGGATGCCACCGTGGTGCTGGCCTTCGCTTTCGGGACCGTCGGGTTGCTGGTCGGCGCCGCCTTCTCGGCCAGCCAGTTCTATTCCTTTTTCCAGGAGGAACGCAAAGGGGAAAAGGGCGCGCGCAACGAGATGATCGTCGGCATGGGCATGGTATCCGGTCCCCTGGTCGGCGGCCTGTTGGCCCAGCTCATCGGACTGCGCATGCCCTACGTGCTGTGCTGCCTCGTGCTGATCGTGGG